A DNA window from Chryseobacterium scophthalmum contains the following coding sequences:
- a CDS encoding exopolysaccharide biosynthesis polyprenyl glycosylphosphotransferase: MQRIRYSRYLKSIIILLDLLVLAGVFVFYFLNTSRDLIHNQEIWYEISFPLLLVISFWILLSGRTKIYNISRNLTYIIFVERIIIHFLLFIIGLVLIRKVSGNQFFGSELTWLSLYLFVFIFLLKSTVYFLIRYIRAMGVNNRNVMFLSENNATDVLKKTIEERKDFGYKIFNYNSSEVNIENLVDFWKKNGIHTLFIPTENSFSNETEEKLFRLAEANKVHISLIPNISKNNFFFYDLGYIQTQAILTQAKYPLDYYSNFLLKRTFDIIFSVLVLLFICSWLFPIIAILIKKSSKGPIFFIQKRYGFHEEVFNCFKFRTMFVNEDSASKTTSVNDKRITKIGKFLRKTSLDEMPQFINVLKGEMSIVGPRPHMLAVDNYYKPKIGRYSLRSLANPGITGLAQVNGLRGDSGNVEIEMNKRILADAFYIRNWSFILDIVIILKTILLVIKGDKNAK; this comes from the coding sequence ATGCAAAGAATCCGATATTCCCGTTATCTAAAATCAATTATCATATTGCTTGACCTTTTGGTTCTTGCAGGTGTTTTTGTATTTTATTTTTTAAATACATCCCGGGATTTGATTCACAATCAGGAAATATGGTATGAAATCTCATTTCCTTTACTTCTTGTTATCTCATTTTGGATTTTATTAAGCGGAAGAACGAAAATTTATAATATCTCCAGAAACCTTACTTATATAATTTTTGTAGAGCGAATTATTATTCATTTTCTTTTATTTATAATTGGTTTGGTATTGATTCGAAAAGTAAGCGGTAATCAGTTTTTTGGTTCAGAACTCACCTGGCTTTCACTTTATCTTTTTGTTTTTATATTTTTATTAAAATCTACTGTCTATTTTTTGATAAGATACATCAGAGCAATGGGAGTCAACAACAGGAATGTGATGTTTCTTAGTGAAAATAATGCGACGGATGTTTTAAAGAAGACAATTGAAGAAAGAAAAGATTTTGGTTACAAGATATTTAATTATAACTCATCTGAAGTAAATATTGAAAATCTAGTAGATTTTTGGAAAAAAAATGGAATTCACACCTTATTTATTCCTACCGAAAATTCATTTAGTAATGAAACGGAAGAAAAATTATTCAGATTGGCAGAAGCCAATAAAGTGCACATTTCTTTGATACCGAATATTTCAAAGAACAATTTTTTCTTTTATGATTTAGGGTATATTCAAACTCAGGCAATTTTAACTCAGGCAAAATATCCTTTAGACTATTATTCTAATTTTTTATTGAAGAGAACCTTTGATATTATTTTTTCGGTCTTGGTTTTGCTATTCATTTGTTCGTGGTTATTTCCCATTATTGCAATTTTAATTAAAAAAAGTTCTAAAGGACCTATATTTTTTATTCAGAAAAGATATGGTTTTCATGAGGAGGTTTTTAATTGTTTTAAATTCAGAACAATGTTTGTAAATGAAGATTCTGCATCTAAAACAACAAGTGTAAACGATAAAAGAATTACCAAAATAGGAAAGTTTTTAAGGAAAACAAGCCTTGATGAGATGCCACAATTTATCAATGTCTTGAAAGGTGAAATGTCTATTGTAGGACCCAGACCACATATGTTGGCTGTTGATAATTATTACAAACCAAAGATTGGAAGATATAGCTTAAGAAGCTTAGCTAATCCTGGAATTACTGGCTTAGCCCAAGTAAACGGCTTAAGAGGTGATTCAGGAAATGTGGAAATTGAAATGAACAAGAGAATTCTTGCCGATGCATTCTACATCAGAAACTGGAGCTTCATTTTAGATATTGTGATTATTCTAAAAACCATTTTATTGGTTATAAAAGGAGATAAAAATGCAAAATAA
- a CDS encoding MlaE family ABC transporter permease: MLKNFFTAVGEYMILIGKSLQKPQKMRVFWKLFMREINDLGVNSFGLVIFTSIFVGAVVAIQMFNNFDASSFPIPPAFVGYATKAVLVLEFAPTIISLILAGKVGSYIASTIGTMRVSEQIDALDIMGVNSPNFLILPKIIACLIFNPLLIAISIVFGIGGGYIAGILTGNWTTADYITGIQMYMPNLFIYYAFAKTIVFAFVIATVPSYFGYFVKGGSLEVGRASTQAVVWTMVFIIISELILTQLILS; this comes from the coding sequence ATGTTAAAAAACTTTTTTACAGCCGTCGGAGAATACATGATTCTTATCGGTAAATCTCTTCAAAAGCCTCAGAAAATGAGAGTTTTTTGGAAGCTATTTATGCGAGAAATCAATGACTTGGGAGTCAACTCATTTGGGTTGGTTATTTTCACGTCTATCTTTGTCGGGGCCGTTGTTGCCATTCAGATGTTTAACAATTTTGATGCATCATCGTTCCCTATTCCTCCTGCATTTGTAGGTTATGCAACCAAAGCAGTTTTAGTATTGGAGTTTGCTCCTACAATTATCAGTTTAATTTTAGCAGGAAAAGTAGGTTCATATATTGCTTCCACCATTGGTACAATGCGTGTTTCAGAACAGATTGATGCTTTAGATATTATGGGAGTAAACTCTCCCAATTTTTTAATTTTACCTAAAATTATTGCCTGTCTCATTTTTAATCCGCTTTTAATTGCAATCAGTATTGTTTTTGGTATTGGCGGAGGTTATATTGCGGGGATACTTACCGGTAACTGGACGACTGCCGATTACATCACAGGTATTCAAATGTACATGCCAAATCTTTTCATTTATTACGCATTTGCTAAGACCATTGTTTTTGCATTTGTAATTGCCACTGTTCCTTCCTATTTTGGATATTTTGTGAAAGGTGGTTCATTGGAAGTAGGTAGAGCAAGTACACAAGCCGTGGTTTGGACGATGGTATTTATCATTATTTCCGAATTAATTTTAACACAATTAATATTAAGCTGA
- a CDS encoding ABC transporter ATP-binding protein: MIEVKNLKKSFGDVEVLKGISTTFEKGKTNLIIGQSGSGKTVFLKSLLNVYQPSSGEILFDGRDINVMNREEKQHLRSEIGTLFQGSALFDSLTVEENIMFPLDMFTNLTFREKKRRVFEVIGRVHLDKANRKFPSEISGGMQKRVAIARAIVNHPKYLFCDEPNSGLDPYTSNVIDDLLLEITKEYNTTTIINTHDMNSVMTIGEKIVYLRLGIKEWEGNKDILITAGNKNLIDFVYSSELFKELREYLLENNKTIENTITKIDDNEKIN; this comes from the coding sequence ATGATTGAGGTAAAAAATCTTAAAAAGAGTTTTGGTGATGTTGAAGTGCTTAAAGGAATTTCAACCACCTTCGAAAAAGGTAAAACAAACCTGATTATCGGACAAAGTGGATCAGGAAAAACCGTTTTTCTTAAAAGTTTATTAAACGTTTATCAACCTTCATCAGGAGAAATCTTGTTTGACGGAAGAGATATCAATGTAATGAACCGTGAAGAAAAACAGCATTTACGATCTGAGATCGGAACATTATTTCAGGGAAGTGCATTGTTTGATTCTTTAACTGTTGAAGAAAACATCATGTTTCCACTTGATATGTTTACCAATTTAACGTTCAGAGAAAAGAAAAGAAGAGTTTTTGAGGTAATCGGAAGAGTACATTTAGATAAAGCTAACAGAAAATTCCCATCAGAAATTTCCGGAGGGATGCAGAAACGTGTGGCAATTGCAAGAGCGATTGTAAATCACCCAAAATATTTGTTCTGTGATGAGCCAAACTCAGGATTAGATCCTTATACTTCTAATGTAATTGATGATTTATTGCTTGAAATCACCAAAGAATACAACACCACAACCATCATCAATACTCACGATATGAACTCGGTAATGACCATTGGCGAGAAAATTGTATACCTGAGATTGGGGATAAAAGAGTGGGAAGGTAATAAAGACATCCTGATTACTGCAGGCAATAAAAATCTGATCGATTTCGTTTATTCATCAGAATTATTTAAAGAATTGCGAGAATATCTTTTAGAGAATAATAAAACAATTGAGAATACTATTACAAAAATAGACGATAATGAAAAAATTAATTAG
- a CDS encoding outer membrane beta-barrel protein, translating to MKKLISAAFIGFSVFASAQISLAGKANVLIPTSSASWKNLKTAATNAVEQKGKNITGFNVGLSLKIDLPTALYVMPEIYYTNFSNEVTVQNDINAAQTTIKAKNSRVDIPVLVGVNVLGNLLSAYAGPVGSFNLAKSDDFDNFVQKVDAKEFTVGYQLGVQSEIKKLILSARYEGAFSKDQRKFINNVAGSSQEINYDNRSSLFLLGLGYKF from the coding sequence ATGAAAAAATTAATTAGCGCAGCATTTATAGGCTTTTCAGTTTTTGCTTCGGCACAGATTTCACTAGCCGGAAAAGCAAACGTATTGATCCCAACAAGCTCAGCTTCTTGGAAAAACCTTAAAACAGCAGCTACAAATGCTGTAGAGCAAAAAGGAAAAAACATTACCGGATTTAATGTTGGTTTATCTTTAAAAATCGATTTACCAACTGCATTATACGTAATGCCGGAAATTTATTATACCAATTTCAGCAACGAAGTTACTGTACAAAATGATATAAATGCAGCTCAGACTACCATTAAAGCTAAAAACAGCAGAGTGGATATTCCTGTTTTGGTTGGGGTAAATGTATTGGGTAATTTATTAAGTGCTTATGCAGGACCAGTTGGAAGTTTCAATTTAGCTAAAAGCGATGATTTTGATAACTTCGTACAGAAGGTTGATGCTAAAGAATTCACCGTAGGGTACCAATTGGGTGTACAAAGTGAAATTAAGAAGCTAATTCTTTCTGCAAGATATGAAGGCGCTTTTTCTAAAGACCAGAGAAAATTCATCAACAATGTTGCGGGATCAAGTCAGGAAATCAATTACGACAACAGATCAAGCTTATTCTTGTTAGGTTTAGGATATAAATTCTAA
- a CDS encoding M48 family metallopeptidase, with protein sequence MKITHLLGIGAAAFAVAACTTNPMTGRKSLQIGTLNPQITSSAVQQYQQTLKESKVVTGAQAQMVKKVGNKIKIAAEQYYASIGRSADLSGYQWEFNLLQDNQVNAWCMPGGKVAVYTGILPVTKDETGLAVVMGHEVSHALAGHGNERISQAMVAQYGGALLGSTISNAQWSSVFQQVYPVGSQVALLKYGRTQESEADEMGLNLMAIAGYDPRQAIPFWQRMEASSSGARQPEFLSTHPSPGTRVGDIQKDLPKALEYYKRAGGKV encoded by the coding sequence ATGAAAATTACTCATTTATTAGGAATTGGAGCGGCCGCTTTTGCAGTTGCAGCGTGTACAACAAATCCGATGACAGGAAGAAAATCTCTACAAATAGGAACTCTTAATCCTCAGATAACTTCTTCGGCTGTGCAACAATATCAGCAGACTTTAAAAGAGTCTAAAGTTGTAACAGGAGCTCAGGCTCAGATGGTTAAAAAAGTAGGAAATAAAATAAAAATAGCTGCAGAACAATATTATGCAAGTATTGGTAGAAGTGCAGATTTATCAGGTTATCAGTGGGAGTTTAATCTTCTTCAGGATAATCAGGTGAATGCATGGTGTATGCCGGGCGGAAAAGTGGCTGTTTATACAGGAATTCTTCCGGTTACTAAAGATGAAACCGGGCTTGCAGTTGTGATGGGGCATGAAGTTTCTCACGCTTTAGCAGGTCACGGTAATGAAAGAATTTCACAGGCAATGGTTGCACAATATGGAGGAGCGCTTTTAGGAAGTACTATTTCAAATGCGCAGTGGTCGAGTGTTTTTCAACAAGTTTATCCTGTTGGTTCACAAGTAGCTCTTTTAAAATACGGAAGAACTCAGGAGTCTGAAGCAGACGAAATGGGATTAAATTTAATGGCTATTGCAGGATATGATCCACGTCAAGCAATACCGTTCTGGCAAAGGATGGAAGCTTCATCTTCAGGAGCAAGACAACCGGAGTTTTTGTCAACTCACCCAAGTCCAGGAACCAGAGTTGGAGATATTCAGAAAGATTTACCAAAGGCTTTAGAATACTATAAAAGAGCAGGAGGAAAAGTTTGA
- a CDS encoding DUF4251 domain-containing protein, with the protein MKIYIKIISVFAFIFLFQNCASQKVDPQIVNNLVSSDEFTFHAEKANPMNYDVINVVNSMPNASQLRTFQISGENYGIEIKKGVMEVTLPYFGRAFTSTYGSSDNSYRFTSKDYAVTKTQSKKGNWVYKIKPNDVKNVSDIYIEIFKNGKALTSIRSNDRQPISYDGYISKNEETKEKEKL; encoded by the coding sequence ATGAAAATTTATATAAAAATAATCTCAGTTTTTGCATTCATATTTCTTTTTCAGAATTGTGCATCGCAAAAAGTTGATCCACAAATAGTAAACAATTTGGTGAGTTCGGATGAATTTACTTTTCATGCTGAAAAAGCAAACCCCATGAATTACGATGTTATCAATGTAGTAAACTCAATGCCAAATGCATCTCAACTCCGTACATTTCAGATTTCAGGTGAAAATTATGGCATCGAAATAAAAAAAGGAGTAATGGAAGTTACGCTTCCTTATTTTGGAAGAGCTTTTACCTCAACATACGGTTCTTCTGATAACAGTTACCGATTTACTTCAAAAGATTATGCCGTAACAAAAACTCAGAGTAAAAAAGGAAATTGGGTTTACAAAATCAAACCCAATGATGTAAAAAATGTTTCTGATATTTATATTGAAATTTTTAAAAATGGAAAAGCATTGACATCAATAAGAAGCAACGACAGACAGCCGATTTCTTACGATGGATATATTTCTAAAAATGAAGAAACGAAAGAAAAGGAGAAGCTTTAA
- the meaB gene encoding methylmalonyl Co-A mutase-associated GTPase MeaB: MKISTEDFIDGIKSGNKRLIAKAITLVESTKPEHRSQAEELLKKILPLTGNSIRVGITGVPGAGKSTFIENFGRLAISNNKKVAVLAIDPSSAINKGSILGDKTRMEELAKEENAFIRPSPSSGFLGGVANTTFETMMICEAAGYDYILIETVGVGQSEVLVSDITDVFLFLKIIGGGDELQGIKRGIMEMVDIIFINKVEESNLQKAKNTKLELKRALDFLPAKEKDWKVPVLLGSALHNEGLNDVYQKIDDFISLKKNSKRFDEVRTQQSEKRFEYWVQEYILSMMKKDNSVEEAYIQHKKNASDLISNPSTEAKLFVEKFLRDSRSEI, translated from the coding sequence ATGAAAATTTCAACAGAAGACTTTATAGATGGGATTAAATCAGGCAATAAGCGTTTGATTGCAAAAGCCATTACTTTAGTTGAGAGCACAAAACCCGAACATCGAAGTCAGGCAGAAGAACTTTTAAAAAAGATACTTCCATTAACAGGAAATTCAATCAGAGTGGGAATCACAGGAGTTCCCGGTGCCGGAAAATCTACTTTTATAGAAAACTTTGGAAGATTAGCAATTTCAAATAATAAAAAAGTTGCGGTTTTAGCTATCGATCCCAGTTCTGCGATCAATAAAGGCAGTATTTTGGGGGATAAAACCAGAATGGAAGAGTTGGCAAAAGAAGAAAATGCGTTCATTCGTCCTTCTCCAAGTTCCGGTTTTTTGGGCGGAGTTGCCAATACTACCTTTGAAACGATGATGATTTGCGAAGCTGCAGGATACGATTATATTTTAATCGAAACCGTCGGAGTAGGGCAGTCTGAAGTTTTAGTTTCTGATATTACCGATGTGTTTTTGTTTCTGAAAATTATTGGCGGCGGAGATGAGCTTCAGGGAATAAAGCGTGGAATCATGGAAATGGTCGATATTATTTTCATTAATAAAGTGGAAGAAAGTAATCTACAAAAAGCCAAAAATACCAAGCTCGAATTGAAAAGGGCATTAGATTTTCTTCCTGCGAAAGAAAAAGACTGGAAAGTTCCTGTTTTGCTGGGTTCTGCTTTACATAATGAAGGATTGAATGATGTCTATCAGAAAATTGATGATTTTATTTCATTAAAAAAGAATTCGAAACGTTTTGACGAAGTTCGAACACAACAATCTGAAAAACGCTTTGAATATTGGGTTCAGGAATATATTTTAAGCATGATGAAAAAAGATAACTCTGTGGAGGAGGCTTATATTCAGCATAAAAAAAATGCTTCAGACCTGATTTCTAATCCAAGTACTGAAGCAAAGTTATTTGTAGAAAAGTTTTTAAGAGATTCGAGATCTGAGATTTGA
- a CDS encoding c-type cytochrome codes for MKSLFAAATFALILLASCTPKATPVAEAPKSATSTAEQIAQGKTIFETACKRCHDLPEPTKFTSVQWVGIMNSMAPKAKLTEEQHQWVYDYVVSVKK; via the coding sequence ATGAAAAGTCTATTTGCAGCAGCAACATTTGCCCTTATTTTATTAGCATCTTGTACTCCGAAAGCAACACCCGTAGCTGAAGCTCCAAAATCAGCGACAAGTACCGCAGAACAAATAGCACAAGGAAAAACAATCTTCGAAACTGCGTGCAAAAGATGTCATGATTTGCCAGAACCCACCAAATTCACTTCTGTACAATGGGTAGGAATTATGAATTCTATGGCACCAAAAGCGAAACTAACTGAAGAACAACATCAGTGGGTTTACGATTATGTGGTGTCTGTGAAAAAATAA
- a CDS encoding cytochrome C: MKKLVLSMILGSVFMVSCGPKSTAVIGPKFTSAEHLAQGKTVFENSCNRCHKLPNPAKHDDQGWIKTLSRMAPKAKLNDEQHQMVYDYLISVNKK, encoded by the coding sequence ATGAAAAAATTAGTTTTAAGTATGATTTTAGGATCTGTTTTTATGGTTTCATGCGGACCAAAAAGCACAGCCGTAATCGGTCCTAAATTTACCTCAGCTGAACATTTGGCACAGGGAAAAACAGTTTTTGAAAACTCATGCAACAGATGCCATAAACTACCGAATCCTGCAAAACATGACGATCAGGGATGGATTAAAACCTTAAGCAGAATGGCTCCAAAAGCGAAATTGAATGATGAACAACATCAAATGGTCTATGATTATTTGATTTCTGTAAATAAAAAATAG
- a CDS encoding enolase C-terminal domain-like protein translates to MKIKFTLKKLQLKETFSIAYGNYNHRDTLLIELSHQNCKGYGECVAIDYYQINLQDFVLKLKKVQHQIEAQKIIYPKDFFKFLLSLSLHSFLISALDCAYWDLFGKLENKSFLELNQLPTDNLVESSITISIGNIENQINKIQKSEWTRFKVKCKGLNKNDIERLLELNKDIALDSNASFTDEDCVWLQENAEVQRFSYLEQPRPIDHYKILKKENFANWMADEDCQNIDSLEELIPYYKSINIKLMKCGGLTPALEMIKKAGELNYKIMIGCMTESTVGISAGCLLTGLADFVDLDGANLISNDYATGNFVENGKIILSGKPGLGIDLK, encoded by the coding sequence ATGAAAATAAAGTTTACTCTCAAAAAGCTTCAGCTAAAAGAAACGTTTTCCATTGCTTATGGAAACTACAATCATCGTGATACATTGTTAATAGAGCTATCCCACCAAAATTGTAAAGGTTATGGCGAATGTGTGGCGATTGATTATTATCAGATTAATCTTCAGGATTTTGTTTTAAAATTAAAAAAAGTTCAGCATCAAATTGAAGCTCAGAAAATTATTTATCCCAAAGATTTTTTTAAGTTTTTGTTGAGTTTAAGCCTTCATTCGTTTTTGATTTCTGCTTTAGATTGTGCATATTGGGATTTGTTTGGAAAACTTGAAAACAAAAGTTTTTTAGAATTAAATCAACTTCCAACAGATAATTTAGTTGAAAGTTCAATCACGATTTCCATTGGAAATATTGAGAATCAAATCAATAAAATTCAGAAAAGTGAATGGACTCGATTTAAAGTAAAATGCAAAGGTTTAAATAAAAATGATATTGAAAGATTATTAGAATTAAATAAAGATATTGCTTTAGATTCTAATGCAAGTTTTACGGATGAAGATTGTGTTTGGCTTCAGGAAAATGCTGAGGTTCAAAGATTTTCATATTTGGAACAACCTCGGCCAATTGACCATTATAAAATATTAAAAAAAGAGAATTTTGCCAATTGGATGGCGGATGAAGATTGTCAGAATATTGATTCACTTGAGGAACTCATTCCATATTATAAAAGCATCAATATTAAACTGATGAAATGTGGAGGTTTGACGCCCGCTTTAGAAATGATAAAAAAAGCAGGAGAATTAAACTATAAAATTATGATCGGCTGCATGACAGAATCAACAGTCGGAATTTCTGCAGGGTGTCTTTTAACCGGACTCGCAGATTTTGTAGATTTAGACGGAGCCAATCTTATTTCTAATGATTATGCCACAGGAAATTTTGTAGAAAATGGCAAAATTATTCTATCCGGAAAACCGGGTTTAGGGATTGATTTAAAGTGA
- a CDS encoding tetratricopeptide repeat protein, with protein sequence MTLTKSKYYFEALDNYPYSLPDCLEALNYALSYDPEDADSLCLMGRIYSEMLIDYEKAKLYFEEAMQCDVTNLNTPKYYIKCLLDNEDLQEAEKLINYSLKIKGIDKMTLWFYRSLLSEKRGSFPNALKFLTEAEKYCFSSHSLDVVKDRKKFIKSKMPKKKSKNKKETK encoded by the coding sequence ATGACCTTAACTAAAAGTAAATATTATTTTGAAGCTTTGGATAATTATCCTTACAGCTTGCCGGATTGTCTGGAAGCATTGAATTATGCGCTGTCTTACGATCCTGAAGATGCAGATTCGCTTTGTCTGATGGGAAGAATCTACAGCGAAATGCTCATCGATTACGAAAAAGCAAAACTCTATTTTGAAGAGGCGATGCAATGTGATGTTACGAATCTTAATACGCCAAAATATTATATTAAATGTCTCTTGGATAATGAAGATTTGCAGGAAGCTGAAAAGCTGATCAACTATTCTTTGAAAATAAAAGGAATTGATAAAATGACCTTATGGTTTTACAGATCTCTGCTTTCCGAGAAGAGAGGAAGCTTTCCGAATGCTTTGAAATTTTTAACTGAAGCAGAAAAGTATTGTTTTTCATCGCATAGTTTGGATGTTGTAAAAGATCGCAAGAAATTTATAAAATCTAAAATGCCCAAGAAAAAATCTAAAAACAAGAAGGAGACGAAATAA
- the prfH gene encoding peptide chain release factor H has protein sequence MDKLIQITSGRGPLECQWVVAKVLKAFLEEVKHNKIDYEIIHRENGDENLTLKSVILLLKSKNVNEFLKTWLGSICWIGKSTFRKLHKRSNWFIGIFELEGLEKINFNEKDIQFQTTRSQGSGGQNVNKVNTAVRATHIPTGQSVFVQDTRSQLENKKLSIERLKEKVLEQNIIQLQKRMQETWNNHLQVQRGNPIRTFSGTDFKKNYQEKSFKKERYQLKNELKNYRNDLN, from the coding sequence ATGGATAAATTAATACAAATAACCTCAGGAAGAGGACCTTTAGAATGTCAATGGGTAGTTGCCAAAGTTCTGAAGGCTTTTCTTGAGGAGGTAAAACATAATAAAATAGATTACGAAATCATTCATCGTGAAAATGGTGATGAAAACCTGACTTTGAAGTCAGTAATACTACTTTTAAAATCAAAAAATGTAAATGAATTTTTAAAAACTTGGTTAGGAAGTATTTGCTGGATTGGGAAAAGTACCTTCCGAAAATTACATAAAAGAAGCAATTGGTTTATCGGGATTTTTGAACTGGAAGGTTTGGAGAAAATCAATTTCAACGAAAAGGATATACAGTTTCAGACGACGAGAAGTCAGGGAAGTGGCGGACAAAACGTGAATAAAGTCAACACAGCTGTTCGTGCAACTCATATTCCGACTGGGCAAAGTGTTTTTGTACAAGATACGCGTTCGCAGTTGGAGAATAAAAAACTTTCGATTGAAAGATTGAAAGAAAAAGTTTTGGAACAGAATATCATTCAGCTTCAAAAAAGAATGCAGGAAACTTGGAATAATCATTTGCAGGTGCAAAGAGGAAACCCAATCCGAACATTTTCGGGAACAGATTTTAAAAAGAATTATCAGGAAAAATCTTTTAAAAAAGAAAGATATCAACTGAAAAACGAATTAAAAAACTACAGAAATGACCTTAACTAA
- a CDS encoding nucleotidyltransferase domain-containing protein, producing MGAPHNIKRYGEVWPEFRIQHGLKILEKLKNKVILSGGWAWHFMSKIGHTEYKHAHDHKDIDVFVNKENVAEVVIILQQEGFQKVWTRYDHLPSEENFRRYEKTIEIENGKFHRITIDFFERSDLETVEANGFTVVKPDVLLSFYRNIHSSDKCWAVMAAKYLLEKGIDPVSHPRLSEIPK from the coding sequence ATGGGAGCACCACATAACATAAAAAGATACGGTGAAGTCTGGCCGGAATTTAGAATTCAACACGGACTAAAAATATTAGAAAAATTAAAAAATAAAGTCATTTTATCAGGAGGTTGGGCGTGGCATTTTATGTCTAAAATAGGGCATACAGAATACAAACATGCACACGACCATAAGGATATTGATGTTTTTGTAAATAAAGAAAATGTGGCTGAAGTGGTTATAATTCTTCAGCAGGAAGGTTTTCAGAAAGTCTGGACAAGATATGATCATCTTCCAAGCGAAGAAAATTTTCGCAGATATGAGAAAACAATCGAAATAGAAAACGGAAAATTTCACAGAATTACAATCGATTTCTTTGAAAGAAGTGATTTGGAAACTGTCGAAGCAAACGGATTCACTGTTGTAAAACCTGATGTTTTGCTTTCATTTTACAGAAACATTCATTCCAGCGATAAATGTTGGGCAGTGATGGCTGCAAAATATTTATTGGAAAAAGGAATTGATCCTGTCAGTCATCCAAGATTAAGTGAAATACCAAAATAA